DNA from Geobacillus vulcani PSS1:
TGTACACGTCTTATCTGATCGAGAGAGAGAACAAGTACTAAGAGATTTTGAGAATTCTTTTCCATTTACTGAGTGGGGGCGTATTGAATGGGAGAAAGTGACTTATCATGCTAAAGTGAATACAGTTGATGAGATCATCTCCTTTTTGAACCAAAACATTGATGAATACAGCAACGTTATATATGTAATTTGGGATGAAGGGACATTACCTATCATTCAATCTGAGTTAAATAAAGTATTTGAAGTTATAGATGATGTTACTGCTGTAAGTTTTGATACATGGATATTTTCACCATCTTCAGGATATGTTATTGAGATATTTCATGACGGTGAAGTAAGAATAGGGTTGAAGTAAAAATCATTGAACCCGTGGTGCTAGTTGAGCTCTAGCGCTCAACTAGCCCGAGTGTTACAAGTGAATACACCAACAAGATGCCGTCGAGTGTCACTTCAAACCCTGAAATCGAATTCGCACGAATGTCTGCTATACAATACTGGTCAATAAGGACGGAGAACACCGTTTCGATCACTTTCCGTTTTTGTTTGAGCCATTTCTCCCATGATTCAGATGGGCGGTGTTTCTGATTTTTGCGAGATGGAGTCCAAAAAGCGATTTGGTACCCTTCATACAACTTTTTTTGCCATTCACTACTGATGAATCCTTTGTCACCCAAGTTATAGGGATGAGAAATTGGAGTCATGACGGTTTCAGCTGCGGTTCGATCGTGACAGGATGCCGCCGTTACCACGTATCCCATAGGTAGTCCTTGGTTTGTCACTTGAACATGAAACTGTAGATAAGCATTTCCATTACAGTGATTTCCATACCCTAAGAGACAAACATGGTACCCCCATAGCCATCAAGTTAAGAAAACAGGAATAAATCTATGCCTCATTTGACCCCGAGTTCAAGAGTGGCTAGACAAACAAAATGCCTCTAATCCCTTGATATATCAAAGGGACGAGAGGCATATTTTGGCATACTTCGGGCATGTATCTAGAAGGTTGGTGATTTAAGGCAAAATACTGCTGATTTCATTCTTTTCTCAATTAGAGAAACCTTGCAGAGTAAGCTTTCTTTTCTGAATGAAAATGCCGCCGATTCGTGTGTGACAGCGGTTTTTCACCGACCTTCTAGGAGGCTGGTGATTTCATCATGGATACGGCTTTACCATGTCATTTCCCAATTAGAAAAACCTTGTTGTAGGGGTCCTGCTTTTCATTCGTTTTACCATATAATGGAGTTTCAGCCCCTTTTTCTTTGTTGGCAAGATAAAAAAAGAATTTAGGGACTTGACGAGCGATTTTGCAACAAGGTAAGATAATTTTGTAATCGATTACATAGAAAATTTATCCGAAAAAGTCGGAAGGCGCACGCGACCTAGACAGGTGGCGTTGGCGGAAAAGCCGGGCGCGCCAAGCGTTCCTTGCCCCTAGCTGTGGCATCGGCGGCAAGGAGCGGCAAAACGAGGGGAATGTGACACTTTGATGTAATCGATTACAAAGCATCTTGTATAGACAAGAAGCCATGGTTGCCTAGGCGGAAAGCGGTAGATGTTTCATCAAGGAGGTGGTTCGTCAGTTCGAAGCCGCATTGATGCGAGAAGTGAATTGACGATTGGACAACTCAAACAAAGGCAAAGGGGGAGAAACAAAGATGAAAAAAGTTTTGAAATCATCCGCGCTTTTGTTAGCGCTTACGATGGGGCTTGCGGCATGCTCCGGCGGCCAAAGCGCCAGCGATGCGGGCCAAGACAGCAAAAAAGAAGAAGGGAAAACAGGGCAATCCGAAAAAGTCGTGAAAATTGTCTATGCCCGCGGCCAAGATTCCACGAAAGCCACTGAAAAAATCATCGAAGCGTTCGAGAAAACGCATCCGAACATCGATGTGGAATTTCGCGAAATGCCGGCTGACACCGGGAAGCAGCATGATGCGTATGTGACGATGTTAAACGCGCAGTCGTCGGAAATCGATGTTATGGATCTCGACGTCATTTGGCCGGCTGAGTTTGCTCAAGCGGGTTATACGCTGCCGCTCGACCGCTTTATTGAGAAAGACGGCATTGACCTGAGCAAATACAACCAAGGGGCGCTCGCGGCCGGCAACTTCAATGGCAAGCAATGGGCGATGCCGAAGTTCATTGATGCCGGCATGCTGTTCTATCGCACCGACTTGGTGCCGAAAGACAAAGTGCCGAAAACATGGGATGAACTCTTGAAAGAGGCGAAAGAGCTGAAAGGAAAGGGCGGCACGAAATTCGGCTATTTGATGCAGGCCAAACAATATGAAGGATTGGTGTGCAACGCCGTCGAATTTATCGCCTCTTACGGCGGACAAATCGTCGATAAAAACGGGAATGTCGTGATCAACAGCCCAGAAACGATCAAAGGGCTGAAGAAAATGGTGGAAATCGTCAAGTCCGATGTTGTGCCGAGCAATATCACCACCTTCACTGAACCGGAATCGCATACCGCGTTCATTGAAGGGCAATCGCCGTTTATCCGCAACTGGCCTTATCAATACGCGCTGGCGAATGACAAAGAACAATCGAAAATCGTCGGCAAAGTCGGCGTGGCTCCGCTCCCGGCCGGGGACAAAGGTTCGGCTGCCGCGCTGGGCGGCTGGATGACCGCGATCAACAAATATTCGAAACATCCGAAAGAAGCATGGGAATTTGTCAAATTTATGACGGGGCCGGAGGGGCAAAAAATTTCCGCGATTTACGGTGGTTTAGCGCCGACGCTTCCGGAGCTGTTTAAAGACCCGGATGTCTTAAAAGCCAATCCGTTCTTTGCGGAAGAAGGATTTGTCAATGCCTTGAACGCTGCTGTGCCGCGCCCGGTCGTCCCGAACTATCCGGAAATTTCGGAAATCATCCAAATTAACGTATCCAAAGCGCTGGCCGGGGAGCTGACGGTCGAACAAGCCGTGGCCAATATGGAAAAAGAAATGAAAGCAGCCTTGAATAAATAAGGAGAATGACTTGGCCGGCGCTCGGCAGCGGCCCGAATCTGGCCCAACGCCGGCCAATGCCCCATCAGCCAAACAAAGAGAACGCGATGTTGATTTTACCATTTTTGATTCATTAGCCTTCAGGCCGTCGTCTGCCCGGTGCTGAAGGCTAATATCCTTTTCCAAGCAGAAGGGAGAGAACAGCGATGAGGAATGAAAAGCGAATGGAGCGCCTGTTGGGCTATTCGCTTGTCGCGCCGGCCATGCTGCTTATTTTGGCGATTGCCATTTGGCCCGTCATCCAGTCCTTTTATTACAGCTTGTTCGACTATCGGCTCAATGATCCGACCAAATCGTCGATTCACTGGAGTTACAGCCTCGATCTGGAAGGATATCTACAAAACTATCCGTTCCTCAAAAGCGCCCTCAAGCAGGAGATGGAGGCTGCGGATGAACAAACGAAACAAACATTGGCGCAAATCGAACGAAAACTCGCGAAACTGGACGCGGCGATCCGTTCCGACGATCAAGTGGCGAAGCAATATGACAAAGTGAACGAAGTGCTCGACAATTTTGGGACGCCAAGCGATGAGCTGAAGATCGCCGAGCTGGACAAACAGACGGCCGAGCGGCTGACCGACACGGTTCATGATGTCGTCCAGACGCTCAAGGAGATGAAAAAAGCGGGCGAACTGCGGCAAGCGGATAAAGTCGTCGGCTTGGCCGAAGGGCTCGAAGGGGTTGTGATCGAGCCGAACTTTGTCGGCCTCAAGCATTATAAGGACAGCTTCAGTGACATGCGCTTATGGAAAGCGTTATGGAATACGACGTTCTTTACGGTGGTGTCGGTCGCCATTGAGCTCGTGTTAGGGCTTGGAATTGCGTTGCTCATTAATAAGGCCTTTTTTGGCCGCGGGTTGGTGCGGGCGACGATTTTGATTCCGTGGGCGATTCCTACCGCTGTATCTGCGCTCATGTGGAAATTTTTATACGATGGACAAAACGGCATTGTCGCCAAATATTTCGAAACGATTGGCCTTGTCGACCGAATGGGGGATTTGTTGACAACGGAAGCAGGGGCGATGTTTGCGGTCATTTTTGCCGATGTATGGAAGACAACCCCCTATATGGCGCTCTTGTTGCTCGCCGGGCTGCAAACGATCCCGAGTTCGTTGTATGAAGCCGCCTCGATCGACGGAGCGACCAAATGGCAGCAATTCACGAAAATCACGCTGCCATTGTTGAAATCAAGCATTTTAGTCGCGCTGCTGTTTCGCACGCTCGATGCGTTCCGCGTCTTTGACTTGATTTACGTCTTAACCGGCGGAGGGCCGGCGAACTCGACGGAGACGATTTCGATTTTAGCGTATAAAGTCATGTTCTCGCAGACGAATTTCGGCGCGGGATCGGCGCTTGCTGTCATCGTGTTCCTCTGCGTGGCGGTGATTTCCATGATCTATATTCGCTGGCTTGGGAAAGATTTGTTGTCTGATGGCTCCAGCGTCAAACGATAACGAAAAGAGGTGAGACCATGCAAAAAAAAGCCGGTCCGTTCTTTTATGTGTTTTTGGCTCTGTTCGTGTTCTTTGTGATGTTTCCGTTTTTATGGGTTTTGCTTAGTTCCATTAAGCCGCTCAGCGAATTGTTTGGCGACAAAGCGTTTGAATGGTTTACGAGCCATCCGACGTTGAAGTCCTATGTATCGGTCTTTGTCAATTACCCGTTTTTGCGCTATTTATGGAACAGTACGGTCGTGGCGACCATTACAACGGTGTATACGGTCTTTGTTGCCGCGTTTGCGGCTTATGCGATTGCGCGCCTCGAGTTTAAAGGCAAGACGGTCATTCTCGGCTTGGTGCTGGCCGTATCCATGTTTCCGCAAATTGCCACCATTTCACCAATTTACATGTTTGTGAAAAAGTTCGGGTTGACGAACAGCTACTTGGGATTGATCATTCCGTATACGACGTTTGCTTTGCCGTTGTCGATTTGGCTGCTCGTCACCTTTTTCCGCAAGATTCCGTTTGATTTGGAAGAAGCGGCGAAAATGGATGGGGCGACGCCGATGCAGACGTATTTTAAAATCATTTTGCCGCTTGCGGTGCCAGGGGTGTTTACGACGTCCATTCTCGTCTTCATTGCTGCATGGAACGAATTTTTATTTGCCTTGACGATCAATACAGCGGAAAAATACAAAACTGTCCCGGTCGGCATTGCCATGTTCCAAGGCCAGTATACGATCCCGTGGGGCGAAATTTCCGCGGCCACTGTGATTGTGACGATCCCACTCGTCGTCATGGTGCTGTTGTTCCAGCGCCGCATCGTCTCTGGGCTCACGTCCGGCTCGGTAAAGGAATAAGGGATCAATTCGAAAAAGGATGCCAGGTGAGCATCCTTTTGTTTTTTGCGGCAATGCGAATGTTGAAACACGAAACAGAGAAAGAGAAAGTTCTATCCGCTCCACTCCGTTCATATGTTAATGGCAGACGTCTAGCGGGGAGGGATGCGTAAAAGCCAACGATATGCACGATTAATATTCTGAATATTTACAAAAATGGAGATGGCAGCCGGAAAGGGGGTGGAATTTGTTTTTCCTCTTTTTTGCACCAGTCAAGGGGAGGGGAAGGCGTGCGATTTGACCGTCCGTTTGAACAGTATGTGCTTGGCGAGCGCCACCGTTCGCGCGGGCGAACGATCACCGAAGCGGATATTGTTCAGTTTGCCGGCGTTTCCGGCGATTTTTATCCGTTGCACATGGATCGGCAATATGCCGAGCGGACGCCATTTGGCGAGCGCATCGCCCATGGGATGCTGACGCTGTCGGCGGCGACAGGGCTGTGGGTGATGGAGCCGGGATGCGTGCTCGCCTTTTATGGGATTGATGCGCTCCGTTTCGTCCGTCCGGTGAAAATCGGCGATACGATTTATGTAGAATCAGAAGTGACGAAGCTGACGGTACGGGGGGAGCGAGCGGGGTTGGTCACGGTGCATCAGCGGATCGTCAACCAACGAGAAGAAACGGTCGTCGATGCCGTTGTGCATGTGCTTGTTGCCCGGGAAGGGAAAGCTCCATGACGGGCTTATGACATGGTGTCGCGGTCCGATAAAGAAACGAATGCATGACATTTCGGTTTTTGGAAGCGCTAACATTATGTTTGTTTTTTTGCTATCATCTATTTGTTTTTCCATTTCCGTGAAAATCCCACGTTGGTGAGTGGTGATTTTCATGCCCGGGTGGAGGGTAAAGTTGCTCATGGACCTTTTCTATAAAATGCGCGCAGTTTGATTGCGTGAAAGGGGTGTTGTGAATGGCCGTAGCGATGATGGATGCGGCGGAATTGAAGCGCCAAAAAAAGAGGGCGGCGATTTCAAGTGTGGTCGGCACGACGATTGAATGGTACGATTTCTTCCTTTATGGGACGATGGCCGCTCTCGTGTTTCCACAGTTGTTTTTCCCACAAAATGATTCATATGTAGCGCTCATGCAGTCGTTTACGACATTCGCCTTAGGGTTTATTGCGAGACCAGTAGGGGCGGCGATTTTCGGCCACTTTGGCGATCGGATCGGACGCAAGGCGACCTTGGTCGTCACCTTGCTGTTGATGGGATTGGCGACGGCGTTCATCGGCCTGATGCCGACATATGAGCAAATCGGCCTGTGGGCACCGGTGCTGGTGACTGCGCTGCGCCTGATTCAAGGCATTGGCGTCGGCGGGGAATGGGGCGGTGCCATTTTGATTGCGATGGAGTGGGAAGAAGGCAAACGGCGCGGGTTGATGGCTTCGCTGCCGCAAATGGGTGTGCCGTTCGGGCTGTTGTCCTCTTCCCTTGTGACGACGCTCATGTTGGCGGCAGGCGGCGACAGCTTTTATGCGTGGGGATGGCGCGTTCCGTTTCTCGTCAGCTTCCTTCTCATCGCCGTCGGGCTGTATATCCGGTTGAAAGTGCTCGAATCGCCGCTGTTCCAAGAAGCGATGAAAAAACAAGAAACGAGCAAGATGCCGGTCGGCGAAGTGCTGGTCAAGCATCCACGCGAAATTCTCTGGTCGGCGCTTGCACGGGTGATTGAAAACGGGTCATTCTACATTTTTGTCACGTTTATCGTCAGCTATGGGACGACATTTTTGGGGATGGAAAAAAGCATTTTCGTCAATGTGACGATTATTGCCGCGATCATTAACGCGCTCTCGATCGTTTATTCCGGCCATTTATCCGACCGGTGGGGGCGGCGGCGCGTCTATATGACGGGAACGATTTTGTTGATGCTTTGGGCGTTTCCGTATTATTGGCTTGTCAATACAAAAAGTGTTGGGCTGATCTTTTTGGCGACGGTCGTGGCCATGGTGTTCCACGGCATGCTGTATGGCCCGCAGGCGGCCATGATCGCGGAAAACTTCCCGACGCGCCTGCGCTACAGCGGCGCCTCGCTCGGCTACCAGTTGGCATCGATCATCGCCGGCGGTCCGGCGCCGCTCGTGAGCACGTGGCTGCTGCATAAATACGGCAGCGCAACGGCCATCTCCTTCTATATCGTCGTCATGGGCTTGATCTCGCTGGCCGGGGTGAAAATGCTGCAAGACCGTGCGCGCCAGGCGCTTGAGTAATATCGGATCGGCGCCTTTGCTTCGATGCAAAGGCGCCCTTTTACCTTGTCTGCTTACAGTGTGGATGGTCGGATAGGTTTGGGTGAACTACCCACCACCTACGCTTCGCTTAGAGGTGGGGCTTTAACATAATTCCGAAAGAAGTCTCCCACTTCAAGCGTGTGAAGGGCGTAGCCCAACGATCAGTGGGAGATGAATTTCGGTTGGCGTTAGCCAAATCTTATGATAAATTGAATATATCATATGTTTCTTGATAAGTGGCTATATGGGGGTTGAGTGGACAAATGAATAGGCGAGAACCAAGCAGATTCCTTCCACTCGTAAAATAGCCAAGGTAGAAAAGAACTTCCGTCATGTCGGATATCTAGGGTTGGGACGACCCGAAGTCACGCTCAGGGAGACGAAAGGTTGCTTTCGTCGCGGAACTGAGAAGCTCTCACTTCAAGCAAAGCTAAGTGGGAGTAGTTCACCTCGATTTTCTCACTTTCAGTATACCCCCATTTTGCCAAGAAGGGCAGCCGCAATCGAATTGTCATGCCGAATAGAATCCCGCCAATGTTTCTTGCGCAGCTCTACGGGGAAAAAGCGAAACTGCAGCACATCGCCAAAGGGAAATTTGATCGAGAATACGGACGGTTCCTCACGGAGGGCATCATAGCTGAAGACGGCGATCGGAACGATGCGGGTGCGGTACTTTTCGAACAAACGGCTGAAATAAAGAAACATTCGCTCCCGAACTTTTGGTTCTTGTCGAAAGAGTGGGGGGCGCTAGTCTTGGACAATGCCCGTATTCATCATGTGATACGTCTTTTATAGAGACGAAGATTTGAACCCTGTCCCGCCTACGCTTGCGGTTGGAGTGGGAAGCATCGATTCATCGACGGATCGAAAAAACAATGCTTGACAACCGCCCAGTCTTTTCGATACGATGGTGATGTAATCGATTACATAACTGAGAGGACTGCACCGATGGCAAGCATAAAAGATGTAGCGAAGCGGGCAAACGTATCGACGGCCACCGTGTCGCGCGTGCTGCGCAACGCGAGCAACGTCACTGAAGAGACGAGGCAGCGCGTGCTCGAAGCCATTGAAGAGCTGAACTACCAGCCGAACGTGCTTGGCCGGTATTTGCGGCGGATGGAGACGGAAACGGTGCTTGTCGTTGTGCCCGATATTACGAATCCGTTTTTCTCAAAGGTGTTGCGCGGCATTGAAGCGGTCGCCCTCGAGCATGGCTATCAGGTGCTGCTTGGCGATACGCAAAACGATGCCCGGCTTGAGGAGCAGTATTTGAATTTGCTGCCGCAGCGGCAAGTCGACGGGATGATTTTTTTGACCGCCCGCATCCGCAAAGAGCTGGTGGAAGAGATGGCGCGGCAGTTTCCGATCGTCTTGGCGTGCGAGTATTTGGAAGGGACGGACATCCCGACCGTTTCGATCGATAACATCAGCAGCGCCCGCAAGGCGACAGAACACTTGATCCGCCTTGGCCATCGCCGCATCGCCCACCTATCCGGGCCGATGAACATCATTTTGAGCCGCGATCGGCTGCGCGGCTATCAACAGGCGCTGGCCCAGCATGAGCTTGAGGAGGACGCTGCGCTCGTGCAGGAAGGCGATTTTACCTATGAGTCCGGATATAATGTAACGTTGAAGCTGCTCGCTCTTGAGAAGCCGCCGACCGCGATTTTCGCCGCCAACGATGAGATGGCGATCGGGGCGATCAAAGCGGTTCGCCATCGCGGCGGGCGCGTTCCGGACGATGTGGCGGTCGTCGGATTTGACGACATTCAAATGGCCTCGATTTTTGAACCGAGCCTCACGACAATCGCCCAGCCGATGTTTGAGATCGGCCAAAAAGCGATGGAGCTGTTGCTTCAATTGATTGAAGGAAATGACGTGGAACGCCGCCAGTTTGTGTTGCCTGATCAGCTCGTTATCCGCGAATCGTGCGGGGGGAAGCGCTAAGCGCCATGGAGGCGCTTCTTCCCAGCGGCGGGGCAAGGAATCATTTTTTGTCGCTTGATGTAATCGATTACATTGGGCGGCAATCGCAGATCAAATCGACGCAAGGGGGAAGAATGATGAAAAACAACCGTCCAATCCGCCTTGGCTTGATTGGAGCCGGAGGGATTTCCAACGAACACATCAAGGCGGCGCTAAAGCTTTCGGAGCGCACCGTTTTGCAAGCGATTTGCGACGTCAATGAACAAGCAGCCGCGGAAAAAGCGAAAACGTACGGCATTCGCGATGTGTACAGCGACTACAAAGAGTTGCTCGCCTCGCCGGACGTCGATGCGGTCATCATCACGGTGCCGAACTTTTTGCACGCCCGAGTGTCGGTCGACAGCTTGCGGGCCGGAAAACACGTGCTTTGCGAAAAGCCGATGGTGACCAAAGCGGAAGAGGCGGACGCCATCATCCGCGCTCGCGATGAATCGGGCAAGCAGTTTATGGTAGCGCTGAACAACCGGTTCCGCCAAGCGGCGCAATGGCTTCATGAGCGAATCCAATCCGGCGCGTTCGGCGAGATTTATTACGCGAAAACAGGCTGGGTGCGCCGCCGCGGCATTCCCGCATGGGGGGCATGGTTTTTTGACCGTGAGCGCTCCGGGGGCGGCCCGCTCATCGATTTGGGCGTCCATATGCTCGATGTCACGCTCTGGCTGCTCGGGAATCCGAACCCGGTTGCCGTGACCGGGAAAACGTACGCCAAATTCGGTCCGCGCCATCAAGGAGCATGGCCGGGGACATCGTTTGCGCCGAACGCTGCGTATACGGTCGAAGATTTTGCTTCCGCGTTCATCCAGCTCGAAAACGACGCGACGGTGCTCCTTGAGACGAGCTGGGCGTCGCACATTGAAGAAGAGCGGGCGTATGTCGAGTTTCTCGGCACGGAAGGCGGCGTGCGTTGGGAGTGGAATGTGGCCGGCAACCGCCAAGAAGTGAAATGGTTCCGCAATGAATACGGCGTCCCGGCTGATGTCACGCTCCATTTTGACGATCAAAGCGAACGGGTGGCGCTACTTGACCATTTCTTGACGAGCATCGCCGAGAACACACCGCCGCTTTGCACCGCTGAACAAGGGCTTACGATCGCCAAAGTGTTGGAAGCGATTTACGAATCGTCTGAACAAGGTCGGCAAGTCCGCCTCGAATGGTGAGAAACGCTCCATGAATCGCGCTGGAGTCCCAACGAGTCGCGAACATGGAGAAACATTCCAAAAAAACACTCCGCCTAGCCGCGTACAGGCAGGCTGAAAAAACAAGGGGGAGCGAACGGATGACCACACCGATCCGCGTCGTCGTTTGGAACGAATTTCGCCATGAAAAAAAAGATGAACAAGTCAAAGCGATTTATCCGGAAGGGATGCATGCCGTTATCGCGAGCTACCTGGCTGAAGCCGGGTTTGACACGGCGACCGCTGTGCTCGACGAACCGGAGCACGGCTTGACCGACGAAGTGCTCGACCGGTGCGACGTCCTCATCTGGTGGGGGCATATCGCCCATGATGAAGTGAAAGATGAAGTGGTCGAACGCGTCCACCGCCGCGTGCTCGAAGGAATGGGGCTCATTGTCCTTCATTCCGGCCACTTCTCGAAAATTTTCAAAAAGCTGATGGGGACGACATGCAATTTGAAATGGCGCGAAGCCGATGAAAAAGAACGTCTCTGGGTCGTCGCCCCGGGCCACCCGATCGTCGAAGGGATCGGGCCGTACATCGAGCTCGACCAGGAAGAAATGTACGGCGAGTTTTTCGACATTCCGGAGCCGGACGAAACGATTTTCATCAGCTGGTTTGAAGGCGGGGAAGTGTTCCGCAGCGGCTGCACGTTCACGCGCGGGAAGGGGAAAATTTTCTACTTCCGTCCTGGCCATGAAACGTACCCGACGTACCATCACCCGGACGTGCTGAAAGTGATCGCCAACGCCGTCCGCTGGGCCGCGCCGGTCAACCGCGGGGAAATCGTCTTCGGCAACGTCAAGCCGCTGGAACCGATCAAAGCGAAACAAGGGGGAGTGACGCCGTGAAACCGATCAATGTCGGCATCATCGGCACCGGCTTTTCCGCTTCATCCCATATCGAGGCGCTCCGCCGCTTGCCGTTGGTGAACATTGTCGCCATCGCCTCAAGCAGCCAAGAAAAAGCGGAAGAAGCCGCGCGCCGGTTCGGGATTCCGAAAGCATACGGCGACTACCGAGCGCTGATTAATGACCCGGACGTGGAAGCGGTCCATAACTGCACGCGCAACGTCTTGCATTTTCCGATCAACAAGGCCGTGCTGGAGGCGGGGAAACATTTGTTGTCGGAAAAGCCGCTCGCCATGGACAGCGAGCAGTCGGCCGAACTGAAACAACTGGCGGAAAAAAGCCCGGGGCTGAGCGCTGTCTGCTTCAACTACCGCCACTACCCGCTCGTTGCTGAGGCGAAAGAGCGGCTCGCCCGCGAAGCGAAGCGCGTTCATTTCGTCTATGGCGGCTATGTGCAAGACTGGCTGCTTTATGACACCGACTACAACTGGCGGCTTGACCCGGCGCAAAACGGCCCGTCGCGCGCCATCGCCGACATCGGCTCGCACTGGTGCGACACAGTGCAATACGTGCTCGGCAAACGCATCGTCGAAGTGTTCGCCGATTTGCGCACCGTCCATCCGGTTCGCTACAAGCCGAAACAGGAAGGAAGCACGTTCACATCCGGACGCGCTCAAGACGCTGAACCGGTCCAGATTGATACGGAGGACGGCGGCAGCGTGCTTGTCCATTTTGACGACGGCACCCACGGCGCATTCACGATTTCCCAAGTGAGCGCCGGCCGGAAAAACCGGCTGTATTTTGAAATCGCCGCCGATGCCATGACGCTCGCTTGGGACCAAGAGCACCCGAACCGCCTTTGGGTCGGGCGCCGCAACGGCCCGAACGAAGAAGTCGTCCGCGACCCGGCGCTTTTGTCGCCGCGCGCCGCCTCGCTCGCCCATTACCCGGGCGGCCATGAAGAAGGCTGGCCGGACGGGCTGAAAAACTTGTTCTTGGACTTTTACAGCGCCATCAGCCAGAAACAGCGCGGCGAGGCGCTCGGCGAGCTGCCGTTTGCGACGATCGCCGACGGCCATCATACGATGACGATCGTTGACGCCATTTTGGAAAGCCACCGGACGAAACGATGGGTGCGGGTGGCGGAATAAACGGCGTCAGTTTGGCCGCCGCCAGCAAGGGCGCGAACGGCGCGCCAAAACGAAATGAAACGTTGGGGCCGGCCGCCGACTGACCGGCCCTACACCGCGAGAAGGGGGAGAAAAACAAATGAAAGTAGGCGTATTTACCGTCTTGTACCAACAGTTGCCGTTTGAAGACATGCTCGACAAAGTGGCCGCGATGGGCATTGAAGCCGTCGAGCTTGGCACCGGCAATTACCCAGGCAGCGCCCATTGCGATCCGGATGCCCTGTTAGATCAGCCGGACAAAATCAAGGCGTTGAAAAAAGCGGTTCACGACCGCGGACTTATCATCAGCGCGCTCAGCTGCCACGGCAACCCGCTTCATCCGGACAAAGCGTTTGCGAAACAATCGCATGACACGTGGCGGAAAACGGTCAAGCTCGCTGAGCAGCTCGAAGTCCCGGTCATC
Protein-coding regions in this window:
- a CDS encoding Gfo/Idh/MocA family protein, yielding MKNNRPIRLGLIGAGGISNEHIKAALKLSERTVLQAICDVNEQAAAEKAKTYGIRDVYSDYKELLASPDVDAVIITVPNFLHARVSVDSLRAGKHVLCEKPMVTKAEEADAIIRARDESGKQFMVALNNRFRQAAQWLHERIQSGAFGEIYYAKTGWVRRRGIPAWGAWFFDRERSGGGPLIDLGVHMLDVTLWLLGNPNPVAVTGKTYAKFGPRHQGAWPGTSFAPNAAYTVEDFASAFIQLENDATVLLETSWASHIEEERAYVEFLGTEGGVRWEWNVAGNRQEVKWFRNEYGVPADVTLHFDDQSERVALLDHFLTSIAENTPPLCTAEQGLTIAKVLEAIYESSEQGRQVRLEW
- a CDS encoding ThuA domain-containing protein; this encodes MTTPIRVVVWNEFRHEKKDEQVKAIYPEGMHAVIASYLAEAGFDTATAVLDEPEHGLTDEVLDRCDVLIWWGHIAHDEVKDEVVERVHRRVLEGMGLIVLHSGHFSKIFKKLMGTTCNLKWREADEKERLWVVAPGHPIVEGIGPYIELDQEEMYGEFFDIPEPDETIFISWFEGGEVFRSGCTFTRGKGKIFYFRPGHETYPTYHHPDVLKVIANAVRWAAPVNRGEIVFGNVKPLEPIKAKQGGVTP
- a CDS encoding Gfo/Idh/MocA family protein, giving the protein MKPINVGIIGTGFSASSHIEALRRLPLVNIVAIASSSQEKAEEAARRFGIPKAYGDYRALINDPDVEAVHNCTRNVLHFPINKAVLEAGKHLLSEKPLAMDSEQSAELKQLAEKSPGLSAVCFNYRHYPLVAEAKERLAREAKRVHFVYGGYVQDWLLYDTDYNWRLDPAQNGPSRAIADIGSHWCDTVQYVLGKRIVEVFADLRTVHPVRYKPKQEGSTFTSGRAQDAEPVQIDTEDGGSVLVHFDDGTHGAFTISQVSAGRKNRLYFEIAADAMTLAWDQEHPNRLWVGRRNGPNEEVVRDPALLSPRAASLAHYPGGHEEGWPDGLKNLFLDFYSAISQKQRGEALGELPFATIADGHHTMTIVDAILESHRTKRWVRVAE